A window from Pyrococcus yayanosii CH1 encodes these proteins:
- a CDS encoding NADH-quinone oxidoreductase subunit K, whose translation MISAYYFGSVALILIGLYAVLVKKNLLKILIGLGIMETGVNLLLISIGYVSGRSAPILSEGIGPNQAVDPIPQALVLTAIVIGVATTAMALSVAILIYEKYGTLNVEEIRRLRG comes from the coding sequence ATGATAAGCGCCTACTACTTCGGCTCTGTAGCGTTGATCCTCATCGGCCTCTATGCCGTGCTCGTCAAGAAGAACCTACTCAAGATCCTCATAGGCCTTGGCATAATGGAGACAGGGGTAAACTTGCTCCTCATAAGCATCGGGTACGTGAGCGGAAGGAGCGCTCCGATACTTAGCGAGGGGATAGGCCCAAACCAGGCCGTTGATCCAATACCGCAGGCGCTGGTTCTTACGGCCATAGTTATCGGCGTCGCAACCACCGCCATGGCCCTTAGCGTTGCCATCCTGATTTACGAGAAGTACGGAACCCTTAACGTTGAGGAGATAAGGAGGTTGAGAGGATGA
- a CDS encoding Na(+)/H(+) antiporter subunit B: MVKRLLAILVLLIIGYWLAQGLANVPFGENKMLVGQYYLDHVKEQTGAVNAVTAVVVNYRGFDTLGEVTVLFIASTGVAALLWRRKRKRTAKTKGSVVLTTGTKLLFPFVILFGAYIFIHGHLTPGGGFPGGATIATAFLLLYMAFITYEIPHRGFEATEGLAGMGYVLVGLIGLAIGGYFLLDWVWQTWGFGHENLGRLFSGGFIPIIYTIIGIKVGMELSGIVDNMLKEEVSE; this comes from the coding sequence ATGGTGAAGAGACTCCTTGCCATACTTGTCCTCCTCATCATTGGTTACTGGCTTGCCCAGGGCCTTGCCAACGTTCCCTTCGGTGAGAACAAGATGCTCGTCGGCCAGTACTATCTTGACCACGTTAAGGAGCAGACCGGAGCTGTAAACGCCGTCACCGCGGTCGTCGTCAACTACCGTGGCTTCGATACCCTCGGTGAGGTCACAGTCCTATTCATCGCGTCCACGGGCGTCGCCGCCCTCCTCTGGAGGAGGAAGAGGAAAAGGACGGCCAAGACGAAAGGTAGCGTTGTCCTGACGACAGGAACAAAGCTACTCTTCCCCTTCGTGATTCTGTTTGGCGCCTACATCTTCATCCACGGCCACCTCACCCCCGGTGGAGGATTCCCCGGCGGGGCCACCATAGCAACGGCCTTCCTTTTGCTCTACATGGCCTTCATAACTTACGAGATTCCGCACAGGGGCTTTGAGGCTACCGAGGGACTGGCTGGAATGGGTTACGTCCTCGTCGGCCTCATAGGCCTTGCAATAGGTGGCTACTTCCTCCTCGACTGGGTATGGCAGACATGGGGCTTCGGCCACGAGAACCTCGGCAGGCTCTTTAGCGGCGGCTTCATTCCGATAATCTACACCATAATCGGCATCAAGGTCGGCATGGAGCTGAGCGGCATCGTTGACAACATGCTCAAGGAGGAGGTGAGCGAATGA
- a CDS encoding DUF4040 domain-containing protein: protein MNCISCIEYIIVALMVLSAILAVEWRDLLAAVVGMAAVSLFASILFFFLQAPDVAMTEAAIGAALSGAVFIFAIKRTYRYESEEEERPGWWVRW from the coding sequence ATGAACTGCATATCCTGCATCGAGTATATTATCGTCGCCCTCATGGTGCTGTCGGCCATACTTGCCGTCGAGTGGAGGGACCTGCTGGCGGCCGTGGTTGGAATGGCAGCGGTTAGTCTCTTCGCGTCAATACTGTTCTTCTTCCTGCAGGCGCCTGACGTGGCCATGACGGAGGCAGCGATAGGAGCTGCTCTCAGCGGTGCGGTGTTCATCTTCGCGATTAAGAGAACCTACAGGTATGAGAGTGAAGAGGAGGAAAGGCCAGGGTGGTGGGTGAGATGGTGA
- the mnhG gene encoding monovalent cation/H(+) antiporter subunit G, producing the protein MNVLVAVGEFLVLFGSAFYFLSTLGLIRMPDVYTRMQTATKSATLGSLGVIIGAGIWALGDGGSVAWLTKTIIIAVFLLLTNPISAHTLIRAAYKSGIPLWEGSVVDKYREAKARAESGEEEGGEA; encoded by the coding sequence ATGAACGTCCTCGTGGCGGTGGGGGAGTTCCTCGTGCTGTTTGGCTCAGCGTTCTACTTCCTATCAACCCTCGGTCTCATCAGGATGCCCGACGTCTACACCAGGATGCAAACGGCAACCAAGAGCGCTACCCTTGGCTCCCTCGGCGTCATAATCGGTGCAGGAATATGGGCCCTCGGTGATGGTGGAAGCGTCGCCTGGCTCACGAAGACGATAATAATCGCGGTCTTCCTCCTCCTGACTAACCCGATAAGCGCTCACACTCTCATCAGGGCCGCGTACAAGAGCGGCATCCCTCTCTGGGAGGGCAGCGTAGTTGACAAATACCGGGAGGCCAAGGCCCGGGCCGAGAGTGGCGAAGAGGAGGGTGGGGAGGCATGA
- a CDS encoding monovalent cation/H+ antiporter complex subunit F has translation MIGINVYLALIAIATLLSMYRVFRGPTIVDRLVAVDIMTTITTGLMVLFALYYKRMIFLDVALIYAVLAFGGVIAFARYLEGGL, from the coding sequence ATGATAGGGATAAACGTTTATCTCGCCCTCATAGCGATAGCGACGCTCCTAAGTATGTACAGGGTCTTTAGGGGACCCACTATCGTGGACAGGCTTGTGGCCGTCGACATCATGACCACGATAACCACGGGCCTCATGGTTCTCTTCGCCCTATACTATAAGAGGATGATATTCCTCGACGTTGCCCTGATCTACGCGGTTCTGGCCTTTGGAGGAGTCATAGCCTTCGCACGCTACCTGGAGGGAGGCCTATGA
- a CDS encoding Na+/H+ antiporter subunit E yields the protein MAEASRISRYLYTIIVLFIIWLFLTASLDPQELAFGLVLSLIIGAFTYEIFTTRGLANLHPKRVAYAIAYIPYFLWAMLLANLDVAYRVLHPKRPINPGIVECRTNLRSDVGKLVLANSITLTPGTITLEVEGDRYFIHWIDVKDASVEGASKSITGPFEKFLKVIFG from the coding sequence ATGGCTGAGGCAAGCAGGATAAGTCGCTACCTCTATACTATTATCGTGCTGTTCATCATATGGCTGTTTCTGACGGCAAGTCTGGATCCTCAGGAACTCGCGTTCGGACTGGTGCTGTCCCTAATCATTGGGGCCTTCACCTACGAGATATTTACAACGCGCGGCCTTGCCAACCTTCACCCCAAGAGGGTCGCCTACGCGATAGCCTACATTCCCTACTTCCTCTGGGCCATGCTCCTGGCAAACCTTGACGTGGCTTATCGCGTCCTCCATCCGAAAAGGCCAATAAACCCTGGAATCGTTGAGTGCAGAACAAACCTCAGGAGCGATGTCGGGAAGCTCGTTCTGGCGAACTCGATAACCCTGACGCCCGGAACCATAACACTCGAGGTTGAGGGTGACAGGTACTTCATCCATTGGATAGACGTCAAGGATGCCTCCGTTGAAGGGGCTTCTAAGAGCATAACCGGGCCCTTTGAAAAGTTTCTGAAGGTGATCTTCGGATGA
- the tes gene encoding tetraether lipid synthase Tes has product MAENVGEIPSGEKEFEGLTRTIKDIVEFPELTEEEFEGMLKNASRIYGEPLPHKTWSLCPETRKVVPAVIWEKDGMVWITKKCPEGIITDLYYEDVDLYYRFRRWRWTEKKLSSFNVENTGVNCPFDCGLCARHYSHTNLLNIVLTNRCNLSCWYCFFYAKEGEPIYEPTLEQIRMMLRNAKKEQPIGANAVQFTGGEPTLRDDLVEIIKIAKEEGYDHVQLNTDGIRLAFEPELVKKIREAGVNTLYLSYDGMTPQTNWKNHWEIPLIFENVRKAGGPGIVLVPTLIRNVNDHEAGAIINFGLNHLDIVRGVNFQPISLVGRVPKKERQRFRITVAGAIKKIEEQTNGAISRDDWYPIPIAGHIARFFEVFTGRKYYMTSHYACGAATYVFLDREQKKVIPIPRFIDVEGLAEFLEEKADEIEKARFKGLAKLKAVGEAVFLKLKSFYDEKNAPKGLDVLELIKNALVHGNYEALGQFHTRTLFLGMMHFMDEYNYDVERVERCVIHYAMPDGRIVPFCTFNVIPELYRDKVQAQFSYSWEEWKKLHPDWDYTKDKYVRTKEFVEKMRNSELYRKTYIDIEDYFGLRG; this is encoded by the coding sequence ATGGCGGAAAACGTTGGTGAGATTCCGAGCGGTGAAAAGGAATTCGAGGGACTCACCCGCACAATAAAAGACATTGTCGAGTTCCCCGAGCTAACCGAAGAGGAATTTGAGGGAATGCTCAAGAACGCGAGCAGAATCTATGGTGAACCTCTCCCCCATAAGACATGGTCCCTCTGTCCCGAGACCAGGAAGGTCGTCCCCGCCGTCATATGGGAGAAGGACGGGATGGTCTGGATAACCAAGAAGTGTCCCGAGGGCATAATAACCGACCTTTATTATGAGGATGTTGACCTCTACTATAGGTTCCGCCGGTGGAGGTGGACGGAAAAGAAGCTGTCCTCCTTCAACGTCGAGAACACGGGCGTCAACTGCCCCTTTGACTGTGGCCTCTGCGCGAGGCACTACTCCCACACTAATTTACTTAACATAGTGCTCACAAATAGATGTAACTTAAGTTGTTGGTATTGTTTCTTTTATGCCAAAGAAGGAGAACCAATTTACGAGCCAACATTGGAACAGATTAGAATGATGCTCCGCAACGCCAAGAAGGAACAGCCTATAGGGGCAAACGCTGTCCAGTTCACGGGTGGCGAGCCAACCCTCCGTGATGATCTCGTCGAGATAATCAAGATAGCAAAGGAGGAAGGTTATGACCACGTTCAGCTCAACACCGATGGCATAAGGCTTGCCTTCGAGCCGGAGCTCGTTAAGAAGATTAGGGAGGCCGGCGTGAATACTCTATACCTGAGCTACGACGGAATGACGCCCCAGACTAACTGGAAGAACCACTGGGAGATTCCGCTCATCTTCGAGAACGTAAGGAAGGCTGGTGGGCCTGGCATAGTCCTTGTCCCGACCCTAATCAGGAACGTCAATGACCACGAGGCCGGGGCAATAATAAACTTCGGCCTCAACCACCTCGACATCGTCAGGGGTGTGAACTTCCAGCCAATATCCCTCGTTGGTAGGGTTCCGAAGAAGGAGCGCCAGAGGTTCAGGATAACTGTGGCGGGTGCCATAAAGAAGATAGAGGAGCAGACTAACGGGGCCATAAGCAGGGACGACTGGTATCCCATACCGATTGCGGGCCACATAGCGCGCTTCTTCGAGGTCTTCACTGGAAGGAAGTACTACATGACAAGCCATTACGCGTGTGGTGCTGCCACCTACGTCTTCCTCGACAGGGAGCAGAAGAAGGTTATTCCGATACCGAGGTTTATAGACGTCGAGGGACTCGCGGAGTTCCTCGAGGAGAAGGCGGATGAGATTGAGAAGGCGAGGTTCAAGGGACTCGCCAAGCTCAAGGCTGTCGGAGAGGCAGTATTCCTCAAGCTCAAGAGCTTCTACGATGAGAAGAACGCCCCGAAGGGCCTAGATGTACTGGAACTAATTAAAAACGCCCTTGTGCACGGCAACTACGAGGCCCTCGGCCAGTTCCACACCAGGACGCTCTTCCTCGGAATGATGCACTTCATGGACGAATACAACTACGACGTCGAGCGTGTCGAACGCTGTGTAATCCACTACGCCATGCCCGACGGCAGGATAGTGCCCTTCTGTACCTTTAACGTGATTCCAGAGCTTTACAGGGATAAGGTCCAAGCCCAGTTCAGCTACAGCTGGGAGGAGTGGAAGAAGCTACACCCAGACTGGGACTACACGAAGGACAAGTACGTTCGTACCAAGGAGTTCGTCGAGAAGATGAGGAACAGCGAGCTGTACAGGAAGACCTACATTGACATCGAGGACTACTTCGGGCTCAGGGGGTGA
- a CDS encoding DUF3213 domain-containing protein: protein MLIELTLRLGEIKPEEAKDIQYRLSLHEGTYRVFVNGYARTARVVFNPKKLSKDFILKEFEPYGYEVVSEREITLEELIEASMSWKNTAEKT, encoded by the coding sequence ATGCTCATAGAGCTCACGCTCCGGCTCGGGGAAATTAAACCGGAGGAGGCAAAGGACATTCAGTACAGGCTCTCCCTCCACGAGGGGACGTACAGGGTCTTCGTGAACGGATACGCGAGGACCGCCAGGGTGGTCTTCAATCCCAAAAAGCTTTCCAAGGACTTCATTCTGAAAGAGTTCGAGCCCTACGGCTACGAGGTCGTCTCGGAGAGGGAAATAACTCTGGAGGAGCTCATAGAGGCCAGCATGAGCTGGAAGAACACAGCCGAGAAGACATGA
- the gatD gene encoding Glu-tRNA(Gln) amidotransferase subunit GatD codes for MRVEEFLRERGIGVGDYVRIIKQEGNKEIIYEGIVMPPYELSSGETLVIKLDNGYNIGVALGKIKAIEVLEKAKVKPEVHFKALIEGKPELPNVTIIGTGGTIASRIDYETGAVHPAFTAEELAKAVPEIFEMANITPKLLMNILSEDMRPEYWVKIAHEVAKALNSGDAGVIVAHGTDTMGYTSAALSFMLRDLSKPVVLVGAQRSSDRPSSDAAMNLICSVRMALSDAAEVMVVMHGETGDTYCLAHRGTKVRKMHTSRRDAFRSINDVPIAKVWPDRVEFLRDDYRRRSEGEVWVDDKLDERVALVKVYPGMSPEIIDFLVDRRYRGIVVEGTGLGHTPSGLIPTIERAVQEGVAVCMTSQCLYGRVNLNVYSTGRKLLKAGVIPCEDMLPETAYVKLMWVLGHTDDLNEVRRMMLTSYAGEITPYTRFDTFLR; via the coding sequence ATGAGGGTGGAGGAGTTTCTTAGGGAACGGGGAATCGGCGTTGGAGATTACGTCAGGATAATCAAGCAGGAGGGCAATAAGGAAATCATCTACGAGGGCATCGTAATGCCTCCCTACGAGCTCTCAAGCGGTGAGACCCTCGTCATAAAGCTCGACAACGGCTACAACATAGGAGTTGCCCTCGGGAAGATAAAGGCCATTGAGGTTCTTGAAAAGGCCAAGGTGAAGCCTGAGGTCCACTTTAAGGCCCTCATCGAGGGAAAACCCGAGCTTCCAAACGTCACGATAATAGGCACGGGAGGAACGATAGCGAGCAGGATTGACTACGAGACAGGTGCAGTCCACCCGGCTTTCACGGCGGAAGAGCTCGCCAAAGCGGTGCCTGAGATATTTGAGATGGCCAACATCACGCCAAAGCTCCTTATGAACATCCTAAGTGAGGACATGAGGCCCGAATACTGGGTTAAGATCGCCCACGAAGTTGCCAAGGCATTAAACTCTGGCGATGCCGGTGTGATAGTGGCCCATGGAACGGACACCATGGGTTATACCTCAGCCGCCCTCAGCTTCATGCTCCGCGATTTGAGCAAGCCGGTCGTTCTTGTTGGTGCTCAAAGAAGCTCCGACAGACCGAGCAGCGACGCCGCTATGAACCTCATATGCTCGGTTCGGATGGCCCTAAGCGATGCCGCCGAGGTCATGGTCGTCATGCACGGGGAAACGGGTGACACGTACTGCCTCGCCCACAGGGGAACAAAGGTTAGGAAGATGCACACGAGCAGAAGAGATGCATTCAGGAGCATAAACGACGTGCCGATAGCAAAGGTCTGGCCTGACAGGGTGGAGTTCCTCAGGGACGATTACAGAAGGAGGAGCGAGGGGGAGGTATGGGTCGATGATAAGCTTGATGAACGGGTTGCCCTCGTGAAGGTCTACCCCGGGATGAGCCCCGAGATAATCGACTTCCTCGTGGATAGGAGATATAGGGGGATAGTTGTCGAGGGAACGGGTCTCGGCCATACGCCAAGCGGATTGATACCCACTATTGAAAGGGCCGTGCAGGAGGGCGTCGCCGTCTGCATGACGAGCCAGTGCCTGTACGGCAGGGTGAACCTCAACGTATATTCAACGGGCAGGAAGCTCCTCAAGGCAGGCGTCATTCCGTGCGAGGACATGCTTCCGGAAACGGCCTATGTTAAGCTGATGTGGGTTCTCGGTCACACTGACGACCTTAACGAAGTCAGGAGGATGATGCTGACGAGCTACGCGGGTGAGATAACCCCATACACGAGGTTCGACACCTTCCTGAGGTGA
- the gatE gene encoding Glu-tRNA(Gln) amidotransferase subunit GatE, whose protein sequence is MGEKFDYEKLGLKVGLEIHRQLDTKKLFSPVPSELNDKVDFTFQRRLRPTMSELGEIDPAALEEFKKGRVYVYEGNYELTDLVYMDEEPPHMPDEEALRVALQIAYLLNATPVDEVHFMRKIVIDGSNVSGFQRTAIIATDGKVETPWGTVGIPTICLEEDACRIVERKDKEVIYRIDRLGIPLIEISTTPNIHHPEQAKVVAKFIGDALRATRKVKRGLGTIRQDLNISIEGGARVEIKGVQELDMIPLIIEREVERQLNLLEIRDELRRRGVKPEDIREEFYDVTDIFQNTGSKIIARAIKKGGRVLAIKLPKFRGLIGREIQPGRRLGTEFADRAKKYVPGIFHIDELPNYGISQEEVNAVIERLGLGEEDAFVLVAAEEETAKRALREVIKRAREAIEGVPEETRRALPDGNTQYMRPLPGKARMYPETDIPPIPLSDELKEEIRANLPELPQARVERYVKEFKLDRSMAQTLVDDERDELFETLVEMGVKPSLAASVLVVVLKGLRKEVPIENITDEHIKEAFRLFLEGKIAKEAFEEIFKELALHPEKSPKQIAEEKGLTLLSEEEVERIVDEVIQQNIEVVREKGMGAMGLIMGRAMAKLRGRADGKLVSQIVRRKLQELSS, encoded by the coding sequence ATGGGGGAGAAGTTTGATTACGAGAAGCTCGGGCTTAAGGTCGGCCTCGAGATTCACAGACAGCTCGACACGAAGAAGCTCTTCTCGCCCGTTCCGAGTGAGCTCAATGATAAGGTCGACTTCACCTTCCAGAGGAGGCTTAGGCCGACGATGAGCGAGCTCGGCGAGATCGACCCAGCCGCCTTAGAGGAGTTCAAGAAGGGTAGAGTTTACGTCTACGAGGGCAACTACGAGCTGACGGACCTCGTTTATATGGACGAGGAGCCGCCGCACATGCCCGACGAGGAGGCCCTCCGCGTTGCCCTCCAGATAGCCTACCTCCTAAATGCGACGCCCGTTGACGAGGTTCACTTCATGCGTAAAATAGTTATTGACGGCTCCAACGTTTCGGGCTTCCAGAGGACGGCGATAATAGCGACGGATGGAAAGGTGGAGACGCCCTGGGGGACGGTGGGCATTCCAACTATCTGTCTCGAAGAGGACGCCTGCAGGATAGTCGAGAGGAAAGATAAAGAGGTTATCTACCGCATAGACAGGCTTGGAATCCCCCTCATCGAGATAAGCACGACTCCGAACATACACCATCCGGAGCAAGCAAAAGTTGTTGCCAAGTTCATAGGCGACGCCTTAAGGGCAACAAGAAAAGTTAAGAGGGGCCTCGGAACCATAAGGCAGGACCTCAACATCTCCATCGAGGGCGGTGCGAGGGTAGAGATTAAGGGCGTTCAAGAGCTCGACATGATTCCCCTTATAATCGAGCGGGAGGTCGAGAGGCAACTCAACCTTCTCGAGATAAGGGACGAGCTGAGGAGGAGGGGCGTTAAACCTGAGGACATAAGGGAGGAGTTCTACGACGTCACCGACATATTCCAGAACACCGGTTCTAAGATAATAGCACGGGCCATAAAGAAGGGAGGCCGTGTCCTCGCGATAAAGCTCCCCAAGTTCAGGGGACTAATAGGGAGGGAGATCCAGCCCGGAAGGAGGCTAGGTACGGAGTTCGCGGACAGGGCCAAGAAGTACGTGCCCGGAATATTCCACATAGACGAGCTCCCCAACTACGGGATAAGTCAGGAGGAGGTAAACGCCGTCATCGAGAGGCTCGGCCTCGGCGAGGAGGATGCCTTCGTGCTTGTCGCTGCTGAAGAGGAAACCGCCAAGAGGGCCCTCCGTGAGGTCATCAAGAGGGCGAGGGAAGCCATAGAAGGTGTCCCCGAAGAGACGAGGAGAGCCCTGCCGGACGGGAATACCCAGTACATGCGCCCCCTCCCCGGAAAGGCGAGGATGTATCCTGAAACGGACATACCACCCATTCCACTGAGCGACGAGCTGAAGGAGGAGATAAGGGCCAATCTTCCAGAGCTCCCGCAGGCAAGGGTTGAACGCTACGTGAAGGAGTTCAAGCTTGACAGGAGCATGGCCCAGACGCTCGTGGACGACGAGAGAGATGAGCTCTTCGAGACCCTTGTGGAAATGGGCGTCAAGCCATCGTTGGCCGCTTCAGTACTCGTGGTCGTCCTCAAGGGGCTCAGGAAGGAGGTGCCCATTGAGAATATCACTGACGAGCACATAAAGGAGGCCTTCAGGCTGTTCCTTGAGGGCAAGATAGCGAAGGAGGCCTTCGAGGAGATATTCAAGGAGCTTGCCCTTCACCCGGAGAAGAGTCCAAAGCAGATCGCCGAGGAGAAGGGACTAACATTGCTCAGCGAGGAGGAAGTGGAGAGGATAGTAGACGAGGTCATCCAGCAGAACATCGAAGTCGTGAGGGAAAAGGGCATGGGAGCGATGGGCCTCATAATGGGCCGCGCCATGGCCAAGCTTAGAGGCAGAGCCGACGGAAAGCTCGTAAGCCAGATAGTCAGGAGGAAGCTCCAAGAGCTCTCTTCTTAG
- a CDS encoding dicarboxylate/amino acid:cation symporter produces MGILKKYLEYPVLQKILIGLIVGAVFGLVMGHYGHADAVKTYIKPFGDLFVRLLKMLVMPIVFASLVVGAASISPARLGRVGAKIVVYYLLTSAFAVTLGIVMARVFNPGANLKLVVEGAKFEPKQAPPLVETLLNIVPTNPFNALANGQVLPTIFFAIVLGIALSYLMNSKDERIKNSATTLYRAIDGLAEAVYKIVAGVMQYAPIGVFALIAYVMASYGVKVIGDLAKVTTAVYVGLILQIVLVYMVLLKIFGIDPIKFLAKAKDAMLTAFVTRSSSGTLPVTMRVADDMGISKGIYSFTLPLGATINMDGTALYQGVTTFFIANAIGVGLSISQQLTIVLTAVLASIGTAGVPGAGAIMLAMVLESVGLPLTNPSVAAAYAMILGIDAILDMGRTMVNVTGDLTGTAIVAKTEGELDTGRL; encoded by the coding sequence ATGGGCATTTTAAAGAAGTATTTAGAGTATCCGGTGCTCCAAAAGATACTTATAGGGCTGATAGTAGGAGCAGTCTTCGGTCTCGTAATGGGCCACTACGGCCACGCCGACGCCGTCAAGACATACATTAAGCCCTTCGGAGACCTCTTTGTCAGACTTCTGAAGATGCTCGTCATGCCCATAGTCTTCGCATCACTGGTCGTCGGTGCGGCCAGCATCAGCCCGGCTAGGCTCGGGAGGGTTGGCGCCAAGATAGTCGTCTACTACCTACTGACGTCAGCTTTCGCCGTGACGCTAGGAATCGTGATGGCCAGGGTTTTCAATCCCGGTGCAAACCTCAAGCTCGTCGTTGAGGGCGCCAAGTTCGAACCCAAGCAGGCCCCACCACTCGTCGAGACCCTCCTCAATATAGTCCCGACGAACCCCTTCAACGCCCTCGCCAACGGTCAGGTCCTGCCCACGATATTCTTCGCGATAGTGCTGGGAATAGCGCTCAGCTACCTCATGAACAGTAAGGATGAGAGGATTAAGAACAGTGCCACGACCCTCTACAGGGCCATAGATGGCCTCGCCGAGGCCGTCTATAAGATCGTTGCTGGAGTCATGCAGTACGCTCCCATCGGTGTCTTTGCCCTCATCGCGTACGTCATGGCAAGCTATGGGGTTAAGGTAATCGGTGACCTCGCCAAGGTTACCACCGCAGTTTACGTTGGCCTCATTCTTCAGATAGTCCTTGTCTACATGGTGCTACTCAAAATCTTTGGCATCGACCCGATTAAGTTCTTGGCCAAGGCCAAGGATGCCATGCTCACGGCCTTCGTCACGAGGAGCTCCAGCGGAACCCTGCCAGTCACCATGAGGGTCGCCGATGATATGGGCATATCCAAGGGCATATACTCCTTCACCCTGCCCCTCGGCGCCACGATAAATATGGATGGAACGGCCCTATACCAAGGTGTCACGACCTTCTTCATAGCCAATGCCATTGGAGTCGGCCTCTCCATCAGCCAGCAACTCACCATAGTGCTGACGGCCGTGCTGGCCTCGATAGGAACGGCTGGCGTGCCCGGCGCTGGAGCCATAATGCTTGCCATGGTTCTTGAGAGCGTTGGCCTGCCACTCACCAACCCAAGTGTCGCCGCCGCCTACGCCATGATATTGGGCATCGACGCAATCCTCGACATGGGTAGGACGATGGTCAACGTTACCGGCGACCTTACCGGAACCGCCATAGTGGCCAAGACGGAGGGTGAGCTCGACACTGGGAGGCTCTGA
- a CDS encoding radical SAM protein gives MGLIDSVIGTSSHISGLCHSVVRGELFTTCSSGCIYCYARWYRGPHGRPKARFDIFKLLKSLGELVGRGIPVIPVRFSALSDPFQPPAKVTLKALKMALKLRIPIILNTKLQPGEAHLKVMESLAAEGLLLLQVSITGLDEAAIRRLEPFASPVEERLRLVEWASEIGIPTIVRIQPFIPGLSDRNVEGFLDEIASAGARMVIVEFLRIERGFLDFFRRLFPGNGVYMEEWESYLPRTPSDEAPLLQAPFEYRLKIATRIAKEAVKRGLAFATCKEGLFHLHEPKTLDCCGMGFLEAGWTRRQTLWDLYLEAYEKGRAKPGDLWGRCEREGLLCRERMKVYPGWLRRGLRVHEKRLEGLLKKPSLVEKIAPALRFENGFYVPKN, from the coding sequence ATGGGGCTCATTGACTCGGTCATCGGTACGAGCAGTCACATCAGCGGTCTCTGCCACAGCGTCGTCAGGGGAGAGCTCTTCACGACCTGCTCCTCTGGATGTATCTACTGCTACGCCCGCTGGTATAGGGGGCCCCATGGCAGGCCGAAGGCAAGGTTTGATATCTTCAAGCTCCTGAAGTCCCTGGGAGAGCTTGTTGGACGCGGCATTCCTGTGATTCCCGTTAGATTCTCGGCCCTGAGCGACCCCTTCCAGCCCCCGGCAAAGGTAACGCTGAAAGCCCTCAAGATGGCCCTCAAGCTGAGGATCCCAATAATCCTCAACACGAAGCTTCAACCGGGAGAGGCCCACCTGAAGGTTATGGAATCCCTAGCGGCTGAAGGCCTGCTCCTCCTTCAGGTCAGCATCACGGGACTAGACGAGGCCGCAATCAGAAGGCTCGAACCCTTCGCGAGTCCCGTTGAGGAGAGGCTGAGGCTCGTTGAGTGGGCCAGCGAGATTGGAATTCCGACGATCGTGAGAATTCAGCCCTTTATTCCGGGTCTGAGCGACAGGAATGTGGAGGGTTTCCTCGATGAGATAGCATCAGCGGGGGCTCGGATGGTCATTGTCGAGTTCTTGAGGATTGAAAGGGGGTTTCTCGACTTCTTCAGGCGGCTCTTCCCCGGGAATGGGGTCTATATGGAGGAGTGGGAGTCTTACCTTCCGAGGACACCGAGCGATGAGGCTCCTCTCCTTCAGGCTCCCTTCGAATACAGGCTTAAAATTGCGACCCGGATAGCGAAAGAGGCTGTGAAAAGGGGTCTTGCATTCGCCACATGCAAGGAGGGGCTCTTCCATCTTCACGAACCGAAAACTTTGGATTGTTGTGGCATGGGATTTCTCGAGGCTGGGTGGACGAGGAGACAGACCCTCTGGGACCTCTACCTTGAGGCCTACGAGAAGGGGAGAGCAAAGCCCGGAGACCTGTGGGGGAGGTGTGAGAGGGAAGGCCTCCTTTGCCGCGAGAGGATGAAGGTGTATCCGGGCTGGCTCAGGAGGGGTTTGAGAGTCCACGAAAAGCGGTTGGAAGGTCTTCTGAAGAAGCCGAGCCTTGTGGAGAAAATAGCTCCGGCCCTGCGGTTCGAAAACGGCTTCTACGTGCCCAAAAATTGA